A single Streptomyces sp. Edi2 DNA region contains:
- a CDS encoding HAD family phosphatase — translation MSADSIFSWTPAAVVFDCDGTLMDTERHWQDARDRVLHSYGFTPSAAFAEKARGLHYTECGRLMADVAGHPELTGEMTESLLEHFRDLVSAEPTTMPGAPELVHSTVQFAPLAVASNCPLEVVESCLDMAGLRDCFRHIVVPDASTRPKPHPDVYLTAAELCGVEPGDALAVEDSHCGIQAAAGAGMRVLGVGPRPSDEETALADWWVHSLEEPAVQGWAGARIPAQGTGPAGPEARTP, via the coding sequence ATGAGCGCAGACAGCATCTTTTCCTGGACCCCCGCTGCCGTCGTCTTCGACTGTGACGGCACGCTGATGGACACCGAACGTCACTGGCAGGACGCCCGTGACAGAGTGCTGCACAGCTATGGGTTCACTCCCTCGGCCGCATTCGCGGAAAAGGCCCGGGGGCTGCACTACACCGAATGCGGGCGCCTGATGGCCGATGTCGCGGGCCACCCGGAGCTGACCGGGGAAATGACGGAATCACTGCTCGAGCATTTCCGCGACCTCGTCTCCGCGGAGCCCACCACCATGCCCGGGGCGCCGGAACTGGTGCATTCGACCGTGCAGTTCGCTCCGCTGGCAGTGGCCAGCAACTGCCCACTGGAAGTCGTCGAGTCCTGCCTCGATATGGCCGGACTTCGCGACTGCTTCCGCCATATCGTGGTGCCCGATGCCTCGACGAGGCCCAAGCCTCATCCCGACGTGTATCTCACCGCCGCCGAGCTCTGCGGAGTCGAACCCGGTGACGCGCTGGCCGTCGAGGACTCCCACTGCGGTATCCAGGCCGCCGCAGGTGCGGGCATGCGGGTGCTGGGAGTCGGCCCCCGGCCCAGCGACGAGGAGACGGCACTGGCCGACTGGTGGGTCCACTCGCTGGAAGAGCCTGCGGTACAGGGGTGGGCCGGCGCCCGCATCCCTGCCCAGGGCACCGGTCCCGCCGGCCCCGAGGCCAGGACACCATGA
- a CDS encoding ScbA/BarX family gamma-butyrolactone biosynthesis protein, producing MSTPTGSIAGKSEPLSRSRTVERELVHRTSVAEVLLTDVQPADTAHVFRAAASWPRAHATFPRDGSQRHSPLILVETLRQLGLCIPLRFYAVPPACHAVITDLYFHVRPADEPPARAGATEITCCARVSAVRHTPDKTVVGLRLNVTFAARGVTFGCGGGGVRFLDGARFTALRAGRAAHSVPARPADRHIRPSAARLTVNHPHDAVLALDEEGLLVSPADPLHPFFFDHATDHVPGMVLLEAARQAASYHSRGRLSRPRFGWLKAARFTELAPPARVVCTRHRSACAFRILQGGAATAYGTVGYQ from the coding sequence ATGAGCACGCCAACGGGCAGCATCGCCGGAAAGAGTGAGCCGCTCAGCCGGTCCCGTACGGTTGAGCGGGAGCTGGTGCACCGGACTTCGGTGGCGGAGGTTCTTCTTACCGATGTGCAGCCGGCCGATACCGCGCACGTCTTCCGTGCCGCGGCGTCATGGCCGCGCGCGCATGCGACCTTCCCCCGTGACGGATCGCAGCGGCACAGCCCGCTGATTCTGGTGGAAACGCTGCGCCAGCTCGGCCTGTGCATTCCCCTGCGGTTCTACGCCGTCCCTCCGGCGTGTCACGCGGTCATCACCGACCTGTACTTCCACGTCAGGCCCGCCGACGAGCCACCGGCCCGCGCCGGCGCGACCGAGATCACCTGCTGCGCCCGGGTGAGCGCCGTACGACACACGCCGGACAAGACCGTCGTGGGCCTGCGACTGAACGTCACCTTCGCCGCCCGCGGGGTGACGTTCGGCTGCGGTGGCGGGGGCGTGCGATTCCTGGACGGCGCGCGCTTCACCGCGCTGCGCGCCGGAAGGGCGGCTCATTCCGTCCCGGCCCGCCCTGCGGATCGGCACATCCGCCCGTCGGCCGCCCGGCTGACGGTGAACCATCCGCACGACGCGGTCCTCGCACTCGACGAGGAGGGGCTGTTGGTGTCGCCGGCCGACCCGCTGCACCCGTTCTTCTTCGACCACGCCACCGATCACGTGCCCGGCATGGTGCTGCTGGAGGCCGCCCGTCAGGCCGCCTCGTACCACAGCCGGGGCAGGCTGAGCCGGCCCCGCTTCGGGTGGCTGAAGGCCGCACGCTTCACCGAACTGGCCCCACCCGCACGTGTGGTGTGCACCCGGCACCGCTCGGCGTGCGCATTCCGCATCCTCCAGGGCGGCGCCGCGACGGCCTACGGAACTGTCGGTTATCAGTAG
- a CDS encoding ScbR family autoregulator-binding transcription factor, which produces MQIRAKTTRRSLLEAAATLFDERGYAGTSISDISAHSGRTSGAIYFHYASKEKLALAIVEEHFATWPHLISRHRQPGLPALENLVGLSFEVARAFRDDIVVRAGARLWAERKAIDTQLPAPFLGWIGAVTQLLEGAARNGELAADVPPAATAHGIVCAFFGLHTVSDALDGRRHIEEHLDDLWHLLLRGLQADPDPAALLARVRRRMRDHGTASGTESGTA; this is translated from the coding sequence GTGCAGATCCGGGCGAAGACGACGCGCAGGTCCCTTCTTGAGGCGGCAGCAACCCTGTTCGACGAGCGAGGGTATGCCGGTACCAGCATCAGTGACATCAGTGCGCATTCCGGTCGCACCAGCGGTGCCATTTATTTCCACTACGCCAGCAAGGAGAAGCTCGCCCTTGCCATCGTCGAGGAGCATTTCGCCACCTGGCCGCATTTGATCAGCCGGCACCGGCAGCCCGGCCTGCCTGCCCTGGAAAATCTCGTCGGACTGAGCTTCGAGGTGGCCCGGGCCTTCCGTGACGACATCGTCGTCCGGGCCGGTGCCCGCCTGTGGGCCGAACGCAAAGCCATCGACACGCAGCTTCCCGCACCGTTCCTCGGCTGGATCGGCGCGGTCACCCAGCTCCTCGAAGGGGCCGCCCGCAACGGGGAACTCGCTGCCGACGTACCACCTGCCGCCACCGCCCACGGCATCGTCTGCGCCTTCTTCGGTCTGCACACCGTCTCCGACGCCCTGGACGGCCGCCGGCACATCGAGGAGCACCTGGACGACCTGTGGCATCTGCTGCTTCGCGGCCTGCAGGCCGATCCGGATCCAGCCGCTCTGCTCGCTCGTGTGCGACGGCGGATGCGCGACCACGGGACGGCGTCCGGGACGGAATCCGGGACGGCGTAG